The Thermonema lapsum genome window below encodes:
- a CDS encoding YgaP family membrane protein, with amino-acid sequence MKVNEGKTDRLIRFVLGAVLLALYLANVLTGTWGTVALVVSIVLLATAATGFCGLYALLGINTCPIKKQEQQS; translated from the coding sequence ATGAAAGTAAACGAAGGAAAAACCGACCGCTTGATACGCTTTGTGTTGGGCGCTGTACTGCTGGCGCTCTACCTTGCCAACGTGCTTACAGGTACTTGGGGCACGGTGGCTCTGGTCGTTTCTATTGTGCTTTTGGCAACAGCTGCTACAGGGTTCTGCGGTTTGTATGCCTTGCTGGGCATCAATACTTGTCCGATTAAAAAGCAGGAGCAGCAGTCCTGA
- the efp gene encoding elongation factor P: MAQVNEITRGCFVRYKGELMQVLEYEHRTPGNLRAFYQVKFRNVRNGRLAEERFRPSDEIEIVRVERREQQFLYRDGSLFYFMDVNTYEQTPVDEVVVGEAVKYLKDGMVVFVLYDGEEAVMVELPPNVDLEVTYTEPGIQGDTATRTLKPATLETGLEVRVPLFINIGDVVRIDTRTGEYVSRAK, encoded by the coding sequence ATGGCACAGGTCAATGAGATTACTCGTGGTTGCTTTGTTCGCTACAAAGGCGAATTGATGCAAGTACTCGAATATGAGCACCGCACACCGGGCAACCTGCGTGCATTTTATCAAGTGAAGTTCCGCAACGTGCGTAACGGGCGCTTAGCAGAAGAGCGTTTCCGCCCCAGCGACGAAATCGAAATCGTGCGTGTGGAACGCCGCGAGCAGCAGTTTCTATACCGCGACGGCTCCCTCTTCTATTTCATGGACGTGAATACTTACGAACAGACCCCCGTAGACGAAGTGGTGGTGGGCGAAGCTGTCAAATACCTGAAAGACGGCATGGTAGTGTTCGTGCTCTATGACGGAGAAGAAGCCGTGATGGTAGAGCTACCGCCCAACGTGGATTTGGAAGTAACCTACACCGAGCCGGGCATTCAAGGCGACACTGCCACCCGCACCCTGAAGCCGGCAACCCTTGAAACGGGGCTGGAAGTACGCGTTCCCCTCTTTATCAACATTGGCGACGTGGTGCGCATCGACACCCGCACCGGCGAATATGTATCGCGTGCAAAATAA
- the fabG gene encoding 3-oxoacyl-[acyl-carrier-protein] reductase has translation MKLLADKVAIVTGGSKGIGRAIAARFAEQGAAVAFTYLSSEEKAKALEAELHEKYGVKVKAYRSDASQFAEAEALVKQVLEAFGNIDILVNNAGITKDNLLMRMSEEQWDAVINTNLKSVFNLTKAVMRTMLKNRKGSIINISSVVGIRGNAGQANYAASKAGIIGFSKSVALELGSRNIRCNVVAPGFIETDMTDELANKEEWLKGIPLQRGGRPEEVADACVFLASDMSSYVTGQVLQVDGGMLT, from the coding sequence ATGAAGTTATTAGCAGACAAAGTAGCGATTGTAACAGGCGGTTCGAAAGGCATCGGGCGTGCCATTGCTGCTCGTTTTGCCGAACAAGGCGCTGCCGTAGCCTTCACTTACCTGTCCAGCGAAGAGAAAGCCAAAGCCCTGGAAGCAGAGTTGCATGAGAAATATGGGGTGAAGGTGAAGGCTTATCGCTCCGATGCCTCTCAATTTGCCGAAGCCGAAGCATTGGTCAAGCAGGTGTTGGAAGCGTTTGGCAACATCGATATTCTGGTGAACAATGCAGGCATCACCAAAGACAATTTGCTGATGCGCATGAGTGAAGAACAGTGGGATGCCGTCATCAATACCAACTTGAAATCGGTCTTCAACCTGACCAAGGCAGTCATGCGCACCATGCTTAAAAATCGCAAAGGCAGCATCATCAACATATCGTCGGTAGTGGGGATTCGAGGCAATGCAGGGCAAGCCAACTATGCGGCTTCAAAAGCCGGCATCATTGGTTTTTCTAAGTCGGTGGCTTTGGAATTGGGCTCTCGCAACATCCGTTGCAACGTGGTAGCCCCCGGTTTCATTGAAACAGATATGACCGACGAGCTGGCAAACAAAGAGGAATGGTTGAAAGGAATTCCTTTGCAACGTGGTGGGCGTCCCGAAGAGGTAGCCGACGCCTGTGTTTTCTTGGCTTCCGACATGTCGAGTTATGTAACTGGGCAGGTATTGCAAGTAGATGGGGGCATGCTGACCTAA
- a CDS encoding DUF445 domain-containing protein: MEDINWLRLLSLLSIPLISGFIGWFTNWLALKMTFYPIEYVGIPPFGWQGIIPGKAHKMAAKAVDMITTKLLRIEERFAQLDPERVAHEMQPALEEVSRKIVNEVMESQAQGIWERTPDFVKKRIYQSITAELPHITKQMMEDLKQHITEILDIKSLAIKILLRDKALLNRIFQECGKEEFKFIERSGFYFGALFGLPQAIISYFYTPWWLLPLAGLMVGYITNWLALKLIFYPLYPKKYLFGLVTYQGLFLKRQQEVAEAYAKIVSEEIVSVENMTEFVVRGPGAENFAKLIEKHVEALVEHTVGDTSVAILRTVAADRIEAIKNIVTYRFMEELPISVRRLFAYAEDALSIEEELRERMKALSPPEFERFLHPVFEEDETTLIIVGAVLGGIAGLIQYYLLFML; the protein is encoded by the coding sequence ATGGAAGACATCAACTGGTTACGCCTGCTCTCTTTGCTTAGCATACCGCTCATTAGCGGTTTTATTGGCTGGTTTACCAACTGGCTGGCACTGAAAATGACTTTTTACCCCATAGAATACGTGGGCATACCGCCTTTCGGATGGCAGGGCATCATTCCGGGCAAAGCGCATAAGATGGCAGCCAAAGCCGTAGATATGATTACAACCAAGCTGCTACGCATTGAAGAGCGCTTTGCGCAATTAGACCCGGAGCGCGTAGCCCACGAAATGCAACCGGCGTTGGAAGAGGTCAGTCGCAAGATAGTGAACGAGGTCATGGAAAGCCAAGCGCAAGGCATCTGGGAGCGCACCCCCGATTTTGTAAAAAAGCGCATCTACCAAAGCATCACTGCTGAACTGCCCCACATCACCAAGCAGATGATGGAAGACCTTAAACAGCATATCACCGAAATCCTCGACATCAAATCACTGGCTATCAAAATATTGCTGCGCGACAAAGCCCTGCTCAATCGCATTTTTCAGGAGTGTGGCAAAGAAGAATTCAAGTTTATCGAGCGGTCGGGCTTTTATTTCGGCGCTTTGTTCGGGCTGCCGCAAGCCATCATTTCTTATTTCTATACCCCTTGGTGGCTGCTGCCCCTTGCCGGACTCATGGTGGGGTATATCACTAACTGGTTAGCACTCAAACTTATCTTCTACCCGCTGTATCCCAAAAAATACCTGTTTGGACTGGTTACTTATCAAGGCTTGTTTTTGAAACGCCAGCAAGAAGTAGCAGAAGCGTATGCCAAAATAGTAAGCGAAGAGATAGTGAGTGTAGAAAACATGACGGAGTTTGTGGTGCGTGGACCCGGTGCCGAAAACTTTGCCAAGCTCATAGAAAAGCATGTAGAAGCCTTGGTGGAGCATACCGTAGGCGACACCAGCGTGGCTATCCTGCGCACAGTGGCTGCCGACCGCATCGAAGCCATCAAAAACATAGTAACCTACCGCTTCATGGAAGAGCTGCCCATTTCGGTACGCCGCCTGTTCGCCTATGCCGAAGACGCCCTGTCGATAGAAGAAGAGCTGCGCGAACGCATGAAAGCACTGAGCCCTCCCGAGTTTGAGCGTTTTCTGCATCCTGTTTTTGAAGAAGACGAAACCACACTCATCATCGTGGGTGCCGTGCTGGGCGGCATTGCTGGGCTCATTCAATATTACCTACTTTTCATGCTGTAG
- the aroQ gene encoding type II 3-dehydroquinate dehydratase, which translates to MAEIHIVNGPNLNLLGRRQPEIYGKQHFEAFFEELKERFAGHRLHYFQSNSEGALIDYLHKVGFGKVGIVLNAGAYTHTSIALADAVAAIAAPVVEVHISNVYARESFRHHSYLAPVCVGSIVGLGFAGYALAVQYLLDALQHEK; encoded by the coding sequence ATGGCAGAAATTCATATTGTCAATGGTCCCAATTTGAATTTGTTGGGGCGTCGTCAGCCGGAAATTTACGGAAAGCAGCATTTCGAAGCCTTTTTTGAGGAATTGAAAGAGCGTTTTGCTGGTCATCGGCTGCATTACTTTCAATCGAACAGCGAAGGGGCACTTATCGACTATCTGCACAAAGTGGGTTTCGGCAAAGTGGGCATCGTATTGAATGCGGGGGCTTATACGCACACTTCCATTGCTTTGGCAGATGCCGTAGCTGCCATTGCAGCCCCTGTGGTGGAAGTACATATCTCGAATGTGTATGCTCGTGAGTCTTTTCGCCATCACAGCTACTTGGCACCGGTATGCGTGGGCAGCATTGTAGGTTTGGGTTTTGCCGGTTATGCTTTGGCTGTGCAGTATCTGTTAGATGCCCTACAGCATGAAAAGTAG
- a CDS encoding Bor family protein: MKKNLLNLVFAFAISFLATSCYTLTYSVGEGAKTGVEVREKNHYLIGGLAPLKTSDPTKMAGNSKDYTVTITHTFIDGLISYLTFGLYTPTTTIVKK, translated from the coding sequence ATGAAAAAAAATCTTTTAAATTTAGTTTTTGCATTTGCTATTTCATTTCTAGCTACTTCCTGCTACACCCTGACTTATTCAGTTGGCGAAGGAGCTAAAACAGGTGTTGAGGTTAGGGAGAAAAACCATTATTTAATTGGTGGGTTAGCTCCACTTAAAACTTCTGACCCCACGAAAATGGCTGGCAATTCAAAGGATTACACCGTAACTATCACACACACATTTATTGATGGTTTAATAAGTTATTTAACTTTTGGACTTTATACTCCAACCACAACCATTGTAAAAAAATAG
- a CDS encoding efflux RND transporter permease subunit produces the protein MFSRILHRPVLAIVSSIIIVFAGLLAINRLPVSQFPEIAPTTVNIFIAYPGASADVLIKSTIILLETAINGVEGMRYITSDATSAGEGTIQVIFEPGTDPNDAMVRVKTRVDQVMPLLPPLVQREGVIITPIQPSMLMYVNLYSTDKEADEKFLYNYAYTRMIPEIQRIKGIASAKILGSRIYAIRVWLNPDRMRAYNVSAEEVMEAMMEQSIIARPGRLGQSSGKQAQSLEYVLIYQDRYNKPEQYENIIIRATEEGEILRLKDIASVELGSEFYDIYSSLDGRPSASIVLKQTVGSNAQEVIEQTKAKLKELEKDFPPGMKYSISYDVSRFLDASIEQVVHTLRDAFILVALVVFLFLGDWRSTLIPIIAVPVSLIGAFFVISLLGLSINLITLFALVLAIGIVVDDAIVVVEAVHAKMEHDNLSPYQAVQKVMGEISGAIIAITLVMVSVFVPITFLSGPVGVFYRQFSITMASSIIISAFVALTLTPVLCAMILKNPHWKPAKKKTPVEWFIDKFNRWFERLTGRYVSILSKIVDRRLVTLAVLLAFSAGIVGVNKVLPSGFVPNEDQGTIYAIIQTPPGSTLERTNEIARQLQKICEKIPEVESVTSLAGYEIMTEGRGSNAGTVLVNLKDWSQRKRSVHEIMEELEEKSQGLGAIIEYFEPPAVPGFGTSGGFSLRLLDKTGSFDYQEFDRIVKNFMDELRKRKELTGLFTFFAANYPQYELMIDNQVAMQKGVSIGKAMENLNILIGSTYEQGFIRFGRFFKVYVQSAPEFRRFPSDLLNLYVKNEAGEMVPYSAFMRMVKRQGPNELTRYNLYNSAAIRGLPAPGYTTGDAIEAIKEVAAKTLPKGYDIAWEGLSYDEANRGNEALYIFIIVIAFVYLVLAAQYESFILPLAVILSLPVGIFGSFLALKLMGLANDVYAQVALIMLVGLLGKNAVLIVEFAVQKHQQGTSILHAAIEGAKVRFRPILMTSFAFVAGLIPLVIAHGAGAVGNRTIGSSAMGGMLIGTVFGVFVIPGLYYLFAKMTEGKHLIQEQEESPLSEEIVEDARKASMLKKLMHLDVVWKAAERKAKSRSENKNNSKDDEDNA, from the coding sequence ATGTTTAGCAGAATCCTCCATAGACCAGTACTTGCCATAGTGTCGTCTATCATCATAGTGTTTGCGGGCTTGTTGGCAATCAATCGTTTACCAGTATCGCAGTTTCCCGAAATAGCCCCCACAACAGTGAATATATTCATTGCCTACCCGGGCGCTAGTGCCGACGTGCTCATCAAGTCCACCATCATTCTCTTAGAAACAGCCATCAACGGGGTAGAGGGCATGCGTTACATTACCTCCGACGCTACTAGCGCCGGTGAGGGTACTATACAAGTAATTTTTGAACCGGGTACTGACCCCAACGACGCGATGGTGCGGGTCAAAACGCGTGTAGACCAAGTAATGCCTCTGTTGCCTCCTTTGGTACAGCGCGAAGGGGTGATTATCACCCCCATTCAGCCTAGTATGCTCATGTATGTGAACTTATATAGCACAGACAAAGAAGCAGACGAGAAATTCCTCTACAACTACGCTTATACCCGGATGATTCCGGAGATTCAACGCATCAAAGGAATTGCCAGTGCCAAAATATTGGGGAGCCGCATCTATGCCATCAGGGTATGGCTCAACCCCGACCGCATGCGTGCCTACAATGTGTCGGCAGAAGAGGTAATGGAAGCTATGATGGAGCAGAGCATCATAGCCCGCCCGGGGCGCTTGGGGCAAAGTTCTGGCAAACAGGCTCAGTCGCTGGAATACGTCTTGATTTATCAAGATAGATACAACAAACCGGAGCAATACGAAAACATCATCATACGCGCGACCGAAGAAGGCGAAATCTTGCGCCTCAAAGACATAGCAAGCGTAGAGCTGGGCTCTGAGTTTTATGACATCTACTCCAGCTTAGACGGGCGCCCGTCGGCTTCTATTGTGCTCAAACAAACCGTAGGCAGTAATGCACAAGAGGTAATCGAGCAGACGAAAGCCAAGCTCAAAGAGCTGGAAAAAGATTTTCCGCCCGGCATGAAATATAGCATTAGCTATGATGTGTCGCGTTTTTTGGATGCCTCCATTGAGCAGGTAGTGCACACCCTACGCGATGCTTTTATCTTGGTGGCACTGGTCGTATTCCTCTTTTTGGGCGATTGGCGTTCTACGCTCATTCCCATCATCGCCGTGCCTGTGTCGCTTATTGGGGCTTTCTTTGTCATTTCTCTGCTGGGCTTGTCCATCAACCTCATTACCCTTTTTGCTTTGGTGCTGGCTATTGGTATTGTAGTGGACGACGCCATTGTGGTGGTCGAAGCCGTGCATGCCAAAATGGAGCACGACAATCTGTCGCCTTATCAGGCAGTGCAGAAAGTGATGGGCGAAATCAGTGGGGCTATCATTGCCATTACCCTCGTGATGGTATCGGTATTTGTGCCCATTACCTTCTTGTCGGGTCCCGTAGGCGTCTTTTACCGCCAGTTTTCTATCACCATGGCGAGTTCCATCATCATTTCGGCATTCGTGGCACTTACACTTACGCCGGTGCTGTGCGCCATGATTTTGAAAAACCCCCATTGGAAACCAGCAAAGAAAAAAACACCCGTCGAGTGGTTTATCGATAAATTCAATCGTTGGTTTGAGCGCCTGACCGGCAGATATGTGAGCATCCTTAGCAAAATAGTAGACCGTCGTCTGGTAACGCTCGCTGTGTTGTTGGCATTTAGTGCCGGTATCGTGGGTGTTAACAAAGTACTCCCTTCCGGTTTTGTGCCCAATGAAGACCAAGGAACCATTTATGCCATCATACAGACACCGCCCGGTTCTACACTAGAGCGCACCAACGAAATAGCGCGGCAACTGCAAAAAATATGTGAGAAAATCCCCGAAGTGGAATCGGTTACTTCACTGGCTGGCTATGAAATCATGACCGAGGGGCGGGGCTCTAATGCTGGTACTGTGCTGGTGAACTTGAAAGACTGGTCGCAGCGCAAACGTTCAGTACATGAAATCATGGAGGAGCTCGAAGAAAAGTCGCAAGGCTTGGGGGCTATTATAGAATACTTTGAACCACCCGCAGTGCCCGGTTTTGGTACCTCTGGCGGCTTCTCGCTGCGTTTACTCGACAAAACGGGCTCTTTCGATTATCAAGAGTTTGACCGCATCGTCAAAAACTTCATGGATGAGCTGCGCAAGCGAAAAGAGCTTACTGGTTTGTTTACCTTCTTTGCTGCCAACTATCCGCAATACGAACTGATGATTGACAATCAGGTGGCTATGCAAAAGGGCGTTTCTATTGGCAAAGCCATGGAAAACCTGAACATACTTATAGGCAGTACCTACGAGCAGGGTTTCATTCGCTTTGGGCGTTTCTTTAAAGTATATGTGCAGTCAGCGCCGGAGTTTCGTCGCTTCCCTTCCGATTTGCTCAACCTGTATGTAAAGAACGAAGCAGGGGAGATGGTGCCTTATTCGGCTTTCATGCGCATGGTGAAGCGGCAGGGTCCCAACGAGCTGACACGCTACAACCTCTACAACTCTGCAGCGATTCGCGGCTTGCCAGCGCCGGGTTATACCACTGGCGATGCCATCGAGGCTATCAAAGAAGTAGCTGCTAAAACCTTGCCCAAAGGGTACGACATAGCATGGGAAGGTTTGTCCTACGACGAAGCAAACCGAGGGAATGAAGCGCTTTATATCTTCATCATTGTAATTGCCTTTGTGTATTTGGTGCTGGCTGCTCAATACGAAAGCTTCATTTTGCCGTTGGCGGTGATACTGTCGCTGCCAGTGGGTATCTTCGGCTCTTTCCTTGCCTTGAAGCTCATGGGCTTAGCCAATGACGTGTATGCACAGGTAGCCCTTATCATGCTGGTGGGGCTCTTAGGCAAAAACGCTGTGTTGATAGTCGAATTTGCTGTCCAGAAGCATCAACAAGGCACGAGCATCCTACATGCTGCCATTGAAGGGGCAAAGGTGCGTTTCCGCCCCATCTTGATGACCTCTTTTGCCTTTGTGGCAGGTTTGATACCTCTGGTGATTGCTCATGGCGCCGGCGCCGTAGGCAACCGCACCATTGGGAGCTCCGCCATGGGAGGCATGCTCATAGGTACCGTCTTTGGCGTGTTCGTGATTCCTGGGCTTTACTATCTCTTTGCCAAGATGACCGAAGGCAAGCATCTCATTCAAGAGCAAGAAGAATCGCCCCTGAGTGAGGAAATAGTAGAAGATGCACGCAAAGCCAGCATGTTGAAAAAGTTGATGCATTTGGATGTGGTGTGGAAAGCTGCCGAACGCAAGGCTAAAAGCAGAAGTGAAAACAAAAACAATTCAAAAGACGATGAAGACAATGCATAA
- a CDS encoding TolC family protein, whose product MKTMHKVKIYVWAVLWLVLAGACVGPRYTLPDSRVQLPATFGKTADTLATVQPDWRTFFEDKQLQALIDSALHHNRELNILLQEIVIAQNEVLARKGEYLPFVRLGAAAEVDKVGEYTRYGAVEKQLDIRPGEVFPEPFSHFELGAYASWEIDIWKRLRNAKKAAALRYMASIEGRRFVQTQVIAEVAEAYYELMALDNLLAIVEEYARIQENALELVRQRLQAGRDTRLAVNRFAARLLKTKNLRYAIRQRITENENRLRFLTGQLPDSIVRSSGRFLELPADSILTGVPARLLQNRPDVRRAELELAAAKLDVQSARALFYPSLDLRAGIGFQAFNPAFLLAPESMLYNLAGDLMAPLINRNAIRAAYNSANARQLQALYAYEQTLIQAYTDVVNQLAKLDNYTQSLQLKSEEVRILTESINIANALYRAADADYLEVLLTQIEAMDARLELVEVKLKQLQAKVQLYRALGGGWQ is encoded by the coding sequence ATGAAGACAATGCATAAGGTGAAAATATATGTGTGGGCGGTGCTGTGGCTTGTATTGGCAGGGGCATGTGTGGGTCCGCGCTACACCCTGCCCGATAGCCGGGTGCAGTTGCCTGCCACTTTCGGCAAAACTGCCGATACGCTTGCTACGGTGCAGCCCGACTGGCGCACTTTCTTTGAAGACAAACAGCTGCAGGCACTCATCGACTCGGCGCTCCATCACAACAGAGAGTTGAACATATTGCTGCAAGAAATCGTCATCGCTCAGAATGAAGTGCTTGCTCGAAAAGGGGAATACCTGCCTTTCGTACGCTTGGGCGCCGCCGCCGAAGTAGACAAAGTGGGAGAGTACACCCGCTACGGAGCCGTAGAGAAACAGTTGGACATACGTCCGGGCGAGGTGTTTCCCGAGCCTTTTTCGCACTTCGAGCTGGGGGCTTATGCTTCTTGGGAAATAGACATATGGAAGCGCTTGCGTAATGCCAAAAAAGCAGCTGCCTTGCGTTATATGGCAAGTATTGAAGGGCGTCGCTTCGTGCAAACCCAAGTGATTGCCGAGGTGGCAGAGGCATACTACGAGCTGATGGCGCTGGATAATCTCTTGGCTATTGTCGAGGAATATGCCCGTATACAAGAAAATGCCTTGGAGCTGGTGCGTCAGCGTCTACAGGCAGGGCGTGATACCCGTCTGGCAGTCAATCGTTTTGCGGCGCGTTTGCTCAAAACCAAAAACCTGCGCTATGCCATCCGGCAACGCATCACCGAAAACGAAAACCGCCTGCGTTTCTTGACAGGTCAGCTGCCCGATTCTATTGTGCGCTCATCGGGGCGCTTCCTTGAGTTGCCGGCAGATTCCATCTTGACGGGTGTCCCCGCCCGTTTGCTGCAAAACCGCCCGGATGTGCGCCGTGCCGAGCTGGAACTTGCAGCTGCCAAGTTGGATGTGCAGTCAGCCAGAGCGCTGTTTTACCCTTCGTTAGACCTGCGCGCAGGCATAGGCTTTCAGGCTTTCAATCCGGCATTCCTGCTGGCGCCTGAATCCATGCTCTATAACCTTGCCGGTGATTTGATGGCACCGCTTATCAACCGGAACGCCATAAGAGCCGCCTACAACTCAGCCAATGCCCGTCAGTTGCAGGCGCTTTATGCCTATGAACAGACTTTGATTCAAGCTTATACCGACGTGGTGAACCAACTGGCAAAGCTGGACAACTACACCCAAAGTCTGCAGCTGAAAAGCGAAGAGGTACGTATCCTGACCGAGTCTATTAACATTGCCAATGCTTTGTATCGGGCAGCCGACGCCGATTATCTGGAGGTCTTGCTTACCCAAATCGAAGCCATGGACGCCCGTTTGGAACTGGTAGAAGTGAAACTAAAACAACTGCAAGCGAAGGTGCAATTGTATCGCGCTTTAGGAGGTGGCTGGCAATAG
- a CDS encoding virulence RhuM family protein, giving the protein MTEKEIKKGEIIIYKSEDGPKLEVRLEEETVWLTQKQMALLFDKDVRTINEHIKNIYKEGELLEKATIRKFRIVQKEGKREVERQVDFYNLDVIISVGYRVKSLRGTQFRIWATKTLKEHIIKGYTLNEQRLLQTQNTLKDLQETIALLQEKAKHELFAGQEQEILSLLSNYAKTLTLLEQYDKEKLTLKKGGKEKFILQWEEAKEVIKNIKQELLAKKEASELFGQENNEKFQGILGTDYRIFCIALSICIFLPISCFLFANSKINQ; this is encoded by the coding sequence ATGACAGAAAAAGAAATCAAAAAAGGTGAAATCATCATCTACAAGTCCGAAGACGGACCGAAGTTAGAAGTGCGGCTGGAAGAAGAAACCGTCTGGCTTACTCAAAAGCAGATGGCTTTGCTTTTTGATAAGGATGTAAGAACAATAAATGAACACATAAAAAATATATATAAAGAAGGAGAATTGCTTGAAAAAGCAACTATCCGGAAATTCCGGATAGTTCAAAAAGAAGGCAAAAGAGAAGTAGAAAGACAAGTGGATTTTTATAATCTTGATGTGATTATTTCGGTGGGCTATCGAGTTAAATCGCTTCGTGGCACGCAATTCCGCATCTGGGCAACTAAAACGCTCAAAGAACACATCATCAAAGGCTACACCCTAAACGAGCAACGACTACTTCAGACCCAAAACACACTTAAAGATTTACAGGAAACGATTGCCTTGCTTCAAGAGAAGGCAAAACACGAGTTGTTTGCCGGACAAGAACAGGAAATTTTAAGCTTGCTTTCAAATTACGCTAAAACACTGACTTTGCTGGAACAATATGATAAAGAAAAACTGACCTTAAAAAAGGGTGGAAAAGAAAAATTTATTTTACAGTGGGAGGAAGCAAAGGAAGTTATCAAAAATATCAAACAAGAACTGCTCGCAAAAAAAGAAGCAAGTGAACTTTTCGGTCAAGAAAACAACGAAAAATTCCAAGGTATTTTAGGCACTGACTACCGCATTTTTTGCATTGCTCTGTCAATTTGCATTTTTTTGCCAATCAGCTGTTTTCTTTTTGCTAATTCCAAAATAAATCAATAG
- a CDS encoding TapB family protein: protein MKSFIAILLALLSVNAYAQCEQAFFSFDEGTTLQYTSYDQKGREETKQVTKILRVEGSKATVHTEMYEKDGDKIFDNEYTVLCEGDHVKIDFRQFALGNLNERNTRDMEVDVKGEFMELPNNLSPGQVLPEARATITFKIQGAPMTMTQEMIVKRTVEAKETITTPAGTFETYRIAETTTTSMGRMGSGPTFTSNSKSWIARGIGVVKSEAYNKKGKVIGTFVLTSYTR from the coding sequence ATGAAGTCCTTTATTGCAATTTTATTGGCGTTACTTAGTGTAAATGCCTATGCTCAATGCGAGCAGGCTTTCTTCTCTTTTGATGAAGGGACTACCCTCCAATATACCTCTTACGACCAAAAGGGAAGGGAAGAAACTAAACAGGTTACCAAAATCCTCAGAGTGGAGGGCAGTAAGGCAACGGTTCATACCGAGATGTATGAAAAAGACGGAGATAAAATCTTCGATAATGAATATACGGTGCTTTGTGAAGGTGACCATGTAAAAATAGACTTTCGGCAGTTTGCGCTGGGCAACCTGAACGAAAGAAATACGAGAGATATGGAAGTTGATGTGAAAGGTGAATTTATGGAGCTGCCTAATAACCTAAGTCCCGGACAGGTACTGCCCGAAGCACGAGCAACCATTACTTTTAAAATACAAGGCGCTCCTATGACCATGACTCAAGAGATGATTGTTAAACGTACCGTCGAAGCCAAAGAGACGATTACCACGCCTGCCGGTACCTTTGAAACTTATAGGATTGCAGAAACTACTACTACTTCCATGGGTAGAATGGGTTCGGGTCCCACCTTTACTTCCAACAGCAAATCATGGATAGCGAGGGGTATAGGGGTGGTGAAAAGTGAAGCCTATAATAAAAAAGGTAAGGTGATAGGAACCTTCGTTTTGACTTCTTATACCAGATAG